A part of Candidatus Nezhaarchaeota archaeon genomic DNA contains:
- a CDS encoding DUF460 domain-containing protein, with protein MALNDAVSKHRIVMGLDLVPSQHHMQQYALVIVDEKGTIRDRRECADWKTVLNLINEYDVDTIAVDSLNELGSSISEIKKRLGRYIDKVKLVEVTKCNEGHLKLSELAFKEGILSERRQHLSPLQAAEVSAILALRGIGTVIVDPLSIKTIVVVSKGRSLSAGGMSQQRYSRSQRTAIKQVTDMLLEELKKYISNDDMEHYVQKSKYGLERSIFILNCPPSQVRRWLKPLRELIKKSSVSVKLLAKIPAFEELHALETTNTDKPLIVGLDPGIVTGLAIIDLNGDPIFVGSGLALDKITITRLLTKSGKPIVVASDVRHAPGMVEKVASLLGCVVYTPPRDITVEEKRRIIQDHISNFKHMIKNAHQRDALAAALKAYLSFKSKFTQLEARAKELNLTPSQLEKAKAMIIKGLTMKEALDRVLLKDENEHTSTSTTIMDPEVQKLKQELSKLRDKIEEQSRIIKNLEESRLLLLKNLKEKEAKIEELEDALMKALLKARPSHEGGEDAYKQKLELLTRAINELESKVKNFEGLVDKLRDLIRGLARKEVVLIKEVRSITKKSIEEAIKYGDVRKGDIIFIRDPSSSNLEGLQCLLDIEPKAIIAPQARIPINLLELLNEKCIPVIGPEEVKTERILNFLYTSNLIEDLIRKKQEALTSIKDQLIRKRFMDLLRSYREERARQLKNIYQ; from the coding sequence TTGGCCCTCAATGATGCAGTAAGTAAACATAGAATAGTGATGGGCCTAGACTTAGTGCCCTCACAACACCATATGCAGCAGTATGCCTTGGTCATAGTAGATGAAAAGGGTACGATTAGAGATCGCAGAGAGTGTGCTGATTGGAAGACGGTGCTCAACCTCATTAATGAGTATGATGTGGACACGATAGCTGTAGATAGCCTAAATGAGCTAGGCAGCTCTATAAGCGAGATTAAGAAGAGACTTGGCAGGTACATTGATAAAGTAAAGCTAGTTGAGGTAACTAAATGTAATGAAGGTCATCTGAAGTTATCTGAGCTTGCCTTCAAGGAAGGTATCTTAAGTGAAAGAAGACAACACCTATCTCCGTTGCAAGCAGCTGAAGTCTCTGCCATATTAGCTTTAAGAGGTATAGGAACCGTCATAGTAGATCCGCTAAGCATAAAGACCATTGTCGTAGTGTCGAAGGGAAGGAGTCTTAGCGCAGGAGGCATGAGCCAACAAAGGTATAGTAGGTCGCAACGTACAGCCATAAAGCAAGTAACCGACATGCTTCTTGAGGAGTTAAAGAAGTATATAAGCAATGACGATATGGAGCATTATGTTCAAAAATCCAAGTATGGGTTAGAGAGAAGTATCTTCATCCTAAACTGCCCCCCTTCACAAGTAAGGAGATGGTTAAAGCCATTACGTGAGCTCATTAAGAAAAGCAGTGTTAGCGTAAAGTTATTAGCTAAAATTCCAGCCTTTGAGGAGCTACACGCATTAGAAACAACTAACACTGATAAACCATTAATAGTGGGTCTAGATCCTGGTATTGTTACTGGTCTTGCAATAATAGACTTAAACGGTGATCCAATATTCGTAGGTAGCGGTTTAGCTCTAGATAAGATAACGATAACAAGACTACTCACTAAATCTGGAAAACCCATAGTCGTAGCTTCAGATGTCAGACATGCACCAGGCATGGTAGAGAAGGTGGCTTCTCTCTTAGGTTGTGTGGTTTATACGCCACCTAGAGATATAACTGTTGAAGAGAAGAGGCGCATTATTCAAGACCACATAAGCAATTTCAAGCATATGATAAAGAATGCACATCAACGTGATGCTCTTGCCGCAGCACTAAAAGCATATTTAAGCTTCAAAAGTAAGTTCACACAATTAGAAGCAAGAGCTAAAGAATTAAACTTAACACCTTCTCAATTAGAGAAGGCTAAGGCTATGATCATTAAGGGGCTCACAATGAAAGAAGCTTTAGATAGAGTGCTATTGAAAGACGAAAATGAGCATACTTCGACATCCACTACTATCATGGATCCTGAGGTTCAAAAGTTAAAGCAAGAGCTATCTAAGCTTAGGGATAAAATTGAAGAGCAGAGTAGGATTATAAAGAACCTTGAGGAGTCACGCCTCCTTCTCCTTAAAAATCTTAAGGAGAAAGAGGCAAAGATCGAAGAACTTGAAGATGCCTTGATGAAGGCTCTCTTGAAAGCTAGACCATCTCATGAAGGAGGAGAGGATGCTTATAAACAAAAGCTTGAGCTTCTTACAAGGGCAATTAATGAATTAGAGTCGAAGGTTAAAAACTTTGAAGGGCTAGTTGATAAGCTAAGAGACCTTATAAGGGGCTTGGCTAGAAAGGAGGTCGTACTGATTAAAGAAGTTAGATCAATAACTAAAAAATCAATTGAAGAGGCCATTAAGTATGGAGATGTTAGGAAAGGGGACATAATATTCATTCGTGACCCTAGCTCTTCAAACCTTGAAGGTTTGCAATGCCTACTTGATATCGAGCCCAAGGCAATAATAGCCCCACAAGCTAGAATACCAATAAACTTGCTTGAACTGCTTAATGAGAAGTGTATACCAGTGATAGGTCCTGAAGAAGTAAAAACCGAAAGGATTCTTAACTTCCTATACACGAGCAACCTCATTGAAGATTTAATAAGGAAGAAGCAAGAAGCTCTTACCTCTATAAAGGATCAGTTAATTAGAAAAAGGTTTATGGACCTTCTAAGAAGCTATCGTGAAGAGCGAGCTAGGCAGCTAAAGAACATATACCAATGA
- a CDS encoding dihydroorotate dehydrogenase, with amino-acid sequence MDLRVSIASLSLRHPIMLASGILGTTPSMLIKAYNSGASAVITKSLTMSPRDGYPNPVIARVPCGLINAIGLANPGVKNYLDECLEVKDELTRISVIFSIAGFSVNEYVKVAELVTEYGIGKALELNLSCPHVEETRLFSEDPKLTAQVVRAVCDATSLPVFVKVGLTANISEVVESAIKHGASAITAINTIKAMAIDIRAKKPILAAKYGGLSGPAIKPIALRVIYDLYEEFKVPLIGVGGISSWEDVVEFLMAGATAIQVGTIVYKRGLRVFKDLLKGLMNFMHNEGFSSLKDLIGIAH; translated from the coding sequence ATGGATCTGAGAGTATCGATAGCTTCGCTTTCATTGCGCCATCCAATAATGCTCGCTTCAGGAATTCTAGGTACAACACCCTCCATGCTCATAAAGGCGTATAACTCTGGAGCTTCAGCTGTGATAACTAAGTCCCTTACCATGAGTCCTCGAGATGGATATCCGAACCCTGTCATCGCTAGAGTGCCTTGTGGTTTAATAAATGCTATAGGGCTAGCAAACCCTGGAGTTAAAAATTACTTAGACGAATGCCTAGAAGTCAAAGATGAGTTAACAAGGATATCAGTTATCTTCAGTATTGCCGGTTTTAGTGTTAATGAGTATGTAAAAGTTGCTGAATTAGTAACAGAATATGGTATAGGTAAGGCTTTAGAACTAAACCTTTCCTGTCCTCATGTTGAGGAAACCAGATTATTCTCCGAAGATCCCAAGCTGACAGCGCAAGTAGTTAGAGCAGTGTGTGATGCCACATCATTGCCAGTATTCGTAAAGGTTGGCTTAACAGCAAACATAAGTGAAGTTGTTGAAAGTGCAATAAAACATGGCGCATCAGCTATAACAGCCATAAATACCATAAAAGCAATGGCAATAGACATAAGAGCTAAAAAGCCCATATTAGCAGCAAAGTATGGAGGTCTATCGGGCCCCGCTATAAAGCCCATAGCTCTAAGGGTTATTTACGATCTCTACGAGGAATTTAAAGTGCCATTAATAGGCGTTGGAGGGATATCTTCATGGGAGGATGTCGTGGAGTTTCTAATGGCTGGAGCAACAGCCATTCAGGTTGGAACCATAGTTTATAAGCGAGGATTGCGAGTGTTTAAGGATCTCTTAAAGGGCTTGATGAACTTCATGCACAATGAAGGCTTCTCGAGCTTAAAAGACTTAATAGGAATTGCACATTAG
- the gatE gene encoding Glu-tRNA(Gln) amidotransferase subunit GatE, translating into MDKTKYEELGLKVGLELHQQLNTKCKLFCSCSTMLRDDEPDICFTRFLRPTRSELGAIDEAALLEYEKGKMYVYQAYSDTTCLVEMDEEPPHSLNDEALDVALMMALMLKMQVPDVVHVMRKVVIDGSNTTGFQRTAIVALGGPESTINDPEGPVHIQAICLEEDAARKISETEDKVVFRLDRLGIPLIEVSTAPEIKSPEQAQRVALKLGQLFRILGKVKRGIGTIRQDINISLEKGAKVEIKGVQDLELISKVVELEVQRQLRLLEIRNELRARNIVSITSEVVDVTDVFRNTKSKVIAQGISKGHRVMAIKLEGFAGLLGRELQPGRRFGTELKEYAMVWGGVKGLFHTDEMPAYGISEAEIEELRKKLSCKEKDAAVFVVDEENKAIKALRAVLRRCNEAIHKLPDETRAANPDGTTRYMRPRPGASRMYPETDVRPIIVTEDRLKKLASCLPEMPEQKLKKFVEEYGLSKDLASLMINSYRLDLFEKIVSNVPEVPPTIIATTLEYTWKSLKRDGIPMDNIDETKLIDLFKVLGKNIIAKEAIPDVLKAMAEKPNVPVMEIIEQLGIKAITLDEVYAMINRIIDENKEAILERGEKAVKMIMGKVMSTLRGKVDGKVVSEVVKEKIRSLLLSESERN; encoded by the coding sequence TTGGACAAGACTAAGTATGAAGAGCTTGGATTGAAGGTGGGCTTAGAGTTACACCAACAACTTAACACTAAATGTAAACTTTTCTGCTCTTGTTCAACAATGCTTAGGGACGACGAGCCTGACATATGCTTCACTAGGTTTCTGCGTCCAACGCGTAGTGAGCTTGGTGCAATTGATGAGGCTGCTCTCCTTGAATATGAAAAAGGTAAGATGTATGTTTACCAAGCTTACAGCGATACGACATGTCTCGTGGAGATGGATGAGGAGCCCCCTCACTCACTTAATGATGAAGCCTTAGACGTAGCTCTAATGATGGCCCTGATGTTGAAGATGCAAGTACCTGACGTTGTTCATGTCATGAGGAAAGTAGTAATTGATGGCTCAAACACTACAGGTTTTCAGCGAACGGCTATCGTGGCATTAGGTGGTCCTGAAAGTACTATAAATGATCCTGAAGGGCCAGTTCACATACAGGCTATATGTCTTGAAGAAGATGCAGCACGCAAAATTTCTGAGACAGAGGACAAGGTGGTATTCAGACTTGACAGGTTGGGCATCCCTCTTATAGAGGTCTCAACAGCTCCTGAAATAAAGAGTCCTGAGCAAGCTCAAAGAGTGGCATTAAAGCTTGGTCAACTTTTCCGCATACTTGGAAAAGTCAAGCGGGGCATAGGGACAATAAGGCAAGACATAAACATCTCGCTGGAAAAAGGTGCAAAGGTCGAGATAAAGGGGGTTCAAGACTTAGAGCTCATATCAAAGGTTGTCGAACTCGAAGTTCAAAGGCAGCTAAGACTTCTTGAGATTAGGAATGAGCTTAGAGCCCGCAACATAGTTAGCATAACTAGCGAAGTAGTCGATGTAACTGATGTTTTTAGGAACACTAAGAGCAAAGTCATAGCGCAGGGTATTAGTAAAGGCCATAGAGTCATGGCAATAAAGCTCGAAGGCTTTGCAGGTCTGTTAGGGCGGGAACTTCAACCTGGAAGGAGATTTGGAACAGAACTTAAAGAATACGCCATGGTGTGGGGAGGAGTCAAAGGGCTCTTCCATACAGATGAAATGCCAGCTTACGGCATCTCTGAAGCTGAGATTGAAGAACTAAGAAAGAAGCTTAGCTGTAAAGAAAAGGATGCTGCTGTCTTTGTAGTTGACGAAGAGAATAAAGCAATAAAAGCACTTCGAGCAGTTTTAAGAAGATGTAATGAGGCCATACATAAGCTTCCTGATGAAACTAGAGCTGCAAACCCTGATGGAACGACCCGTTACATGAGGCCAAGACCTGGTGCTTCAAGAATGTATCCTGAAACAGACGTTAGACCTATAATAGTTACTGAAGATAGATTAAAGAAGCTGGCTTCTTGCTTACCTGAAATGCCAGAACAGAAACTTAAAAAGTTCGTTGAAGAGTATGGACTAAGCAAGGATTTAGCCTCTTTAATGATAAATTCTTACAGACTTGACCTATTCGAGAAAATAGTTTCGAATGTGCCTGAAGTACCACCAACGATCATAGCGACAACGTTAGAGTACACATGGAAGAGCTTAAAAAGAGATGGCATCCCCATGGATAACATTGACGAAACAAAGCTTATTGATCTCTTTAAGGTATTGGGGAAAAATATCATAGCTAAAGAGGCCATACCAGATGTATTAAAGGCTATGGCTGAGAAACCTAATGTACCAGTGATGGAGATTATAGAGCAACTTGGCATTAAAGCCATTACGCTCGATGAGGTATATGCCATGATAAATCGCATAATAGATGAAAATAAGGAGGCGATACTAGAGAGAGGTGAAAAAGCAGTTAAGATGATAATGGGGAAGGTCATGTCGACTCTGAGAGGAAAAGTTGATGGAAAGGTTGTTAGTGAAGTAGTCAAGGAGAAAATACGAAGTCTTTTACTATCGGAGAGCGAACGTAATTGA
- a CDS encoding 30S ribosomal protein S30e, giving the protein MPSHGSLTKAGKVRSQTPKIPPKPRRTPIPRVKNHKEYIRRFLRVPQQAD; this is encoded by the coding sequence ATGCCATCACATGGCTCTTTAACTAAAGCCGGTAAAGTCAGGTCACAAACTCCAAAAATTCCTCCAAAACCAAGAAGGACTCCAATCCCCAGGGTTAAGAACCACAAGGAGTATATTAGAAGGTTCCTTAGAGTTCCTCAGCAGGCTGATTAG
- the gatD gene encoding Glu-tRNA(Gln) amidotransferase subunit GatD, which translates to MPEDINVPSPLRKLNLEPYDRVRVIKGSSIYEGILMPKTEVLGDDYVVIKLDNGYNVGFKLSDIKVELLSKFYRSHVKPPQPSTLRANLPLISVIGTGGTIASRVEYKTGAVYPSLSAEDLYEAIPELSDVAVISTRTIFNIFSEDMRPEYWSTIAKAIAEELLKNDVQGVVVTHGTDTMGYTSAALSFALQQLPVPVVMVGAQRSSDRPSSDAALNMLGATLVAAHAPFAEVVVTMHESISDESLIVMRGTKVRKCHTSRRDAFKTINDKPIARVVKGKDIVMLTKDFKPRTVDRKSLRVYPSFDSRVALIKVYPGVPLEAIEWPLHAGFKGVVIEGTGLGHAPSYTFPSIKKLIDNGIVVVMTSQCLWGRVNMNVYRTGVELLRMGVIPCEDMLPETALVKLMWCLANAKDEDEVKSLMMTNIAGEISSRTEY; encoded by the coding sequence ATTCCAGAAGACATCAACGTGCCTTCTCCACTTAGAAAGTTAAACCTTGAGCCTTATGATAGGGTCAGAGTAATTAAAGGCTCTTCAATTTACGAAGGGATATTAATGCCCAAGACTGAAGTATTAGGTGATGACTACGTAGTTATAAAGCTAGATAACGGTTATAATGTAGGGTTCAAGCTTTCTGACATCAAAGTTGAGCTTCTATCAAAGTTTTATCGATCTCATGTCAAACCCCCTCAACCCTCTACGCTAAGAGCTAACCTACCTCTAATCTCAGTTATAGGGACAGGAGGTACCATTGCGAGTAGGGTTGAATACAAAACTGGAGCTGTATATCCATCGCTCTCTGCCGAGGACCTCTATGAAGCTATACCTGAATTAAGCGACGTTGCTGTAATATCAACGCGTACGATATTTAACATCTTTAGCGAAGATATGAGACCTGAGTATTGGAGCACTATAGCCAAGGCGATTGCTGAAGAGCTTCTGAAAAATGATGTGCAGGGAGTGGTCGTAACTCATGGCACTGATACAATGGGCTACACTTCAGCTGCATTGAGCTTTGCCTTACAACAACTGCCAGTGCCAGTGGTCATGGTTGGAGCTCAACGCTCATCAGACAGACCTTCAAGTGATGCTGCATTAAACATGTTGGGGGCAACTCTCGTAGCGGCACATGCACCGTTTGCTGAAGTTGTAGTAACAATGCATGAAAGCATAAGTGATGAAAGTTTAATTGTAATGCGCGGTACAAAGGTTAGAAAATGTCATACGAGCCGTAGAGACGCATTTAAAACAATAAACGATAAACCCATAGCTAGAGTCGTCAAAGGAAAAGATATCGTTATGCTCACAAAGGACTTTAAACCCCGCACTGTGGATAGGAAGTCCTTAAGGGTTTATCCGAGTTTTGATAGTAGAGTTGCGCTCATCAAAGTTTATCCTGGAGTCCCCCTCGAAGCCATAGAGTGGCCTCTTCATGCTGGATTCAAAGGTGTAGTTATAGAGGGGACAGGTCTAGGTCATGCGCCTAGCTATACCTTTCCATCTATCAAAAAGTTGATAGACAACGGAATCGTAGTGGTCATGACTTCTCAGTGTCTATGGGGGAGGGTAAACATGAACGTCTATAGGACTGGCGTTGAGCTTCTTAGAATGGGAGTAATACCATGTGAAGATATGCTCCCTGAGACAGCCTTAGTCAAGTTAATGTGGTGCTTGGCTAATGCAAAGGACGAGGATGAAGTGAAGAGCCTAATGATGACTAACATAGCAGGAGAGATCAGCTCAAGGACCGAGTATTAA
- a CDS encoding dihydroorotate dehydrogenase electron transfer subunit has product MYYVRCSLKSKREEAKDIFSCTFSLNDIKFLQRLMPGRFVMVWLPGIDEFPLSPSDYNVSNSTLRLTFKVRGLGTRSLSSLSVGSSIFIRGPYGNGFRVSKHILQGGSKLVLVAGGGIGLAPLIPLIKDLLQQDVKLHVVCGFRSSNEVFFINEITNLLGDSHTVSTDDGSLGVKGTVVDVVQNLLNKRKVSYVYACGPEMMLYKLHRVLLDKGVPHQMSVERYVKCALGICGACVIDGLRLCKEGPVFNDVHLKGLKEFGRYKRSASGVREPLL; this is encoded by the coding sequence ATGTACTACGTCCGCTGTAGCTTAAAAAGTAAAAGGGAAGAGGCTAAAGATATCTTCTCTTGCACCTTCAGTCTAAATGATATTAAGTTTCTCCAGAGATTAATGCCAGGTCGCTTCGTGATGGTATGGCTTCCCGGTATAGACGAATTTCCACTTTCTCCTTCAGATTATAACGTAAGCAATAGTACATTAAGATTAACTTTCAAAGTTAGAGGACTTGGAACGCGATCACTATCATCATTAAGCGTTGGCAGCAGCATCTTCATTAGGGGTCCTTACGGAAATGGGTTTAGGGTGTCTAAGCACATTCTTCAGGGAGGCAGTAAATTAGTACTTGTAGCTGGTGGTGGGATCGGGCTAGCACCATTAATCCCCCTCATTAAGGATTTACTGCAGCAAGATGTGAAGTTACATGTGGTGTGCGGCTTTAGAAGTAGCAATGAGGTCTTCTTCATCAATGAGATTACTAATTTGCTTGGAGATAGTCATACGGTCTCAACTGATGATGGTAGTCTCGGAGTTAAGGGCACCGTCGTCGATGTAGTTCAGAATTTACTAAATAAAAGAAAAGTCTCTTACGTTTATGCCTGTGGCCCTGAAATGATGCTCTATAAGTTACATAGAGTCCTACTTGACAAGGGGGTTCCGCATCAAATGTCCGTTGAGCGCTATGTAAAGTGTGCTTTAGGAATTTGCGGTGCATGCGTCATTGACGGTTTAAGGCTATGTAAAGAAGGCCCTGTCTTTAATGATGTTCACCTTAAGGGGTTGAAGGAGTTTGGTCGCTATAAACGAAGTGCTTCAGGTGTTAGAGAACCCTTGCTTTGA
- a CDS encoding C/D box methylation guide ribonucleoprotein complex aNOP56 subunit (functions along with aFIB and aL7a; guides 2'-O-methylation of ribose to specific sites in RNAs), whose product MKGYVIVSFIGLLLCNDEGKIIDKALFPKETRVQADKLHLLSRGEVIDEVKELCEKARSLGIDQLVLENPLIAKAFAGYGFHNVKVEAPNDIAKIMRSQLLEIAVRLGYALNEDEAVRMLHEVTYNLSARKIVEAVEKRDLLVAQAVSCLDEIEKVLNILASRLREWYGVHFPELGNLVKDHEDFIKALLVIGHRDNIKKREVLEKLSLIRDKVHKLIESPGTSLGADVLPKDVEIIKEVASITLNLYDLNSKLRRYVDEVMGEVAPNVKELIGPVLGARLISLAGGLERLAKLPASTIQLLGAEKALFRALRTGTKPPKHGIIFQYPEVHKSPKWQRGKIARALAGKIAIAARVDYFTGEYVADELKEDLEKRIKEIKEVYKEPPKKVVERRPKKAKKR is encoded by the coding sequence GTGAAGGGGTACGTCATTGTCAGCTTTATCGGTTTACTACTCTGTAACGATGAAGGCAAGATAATCGACAAAGCCCTATTTCCGAAAGAAACGAGGGTCCAAGCTGATAAGCTGCATTTGCTTAGCAGAGGAGAGGTAATTGATGAAGTTAAGGAGCTGTGTGAGAAAGCAAGATCACTTGGCATTGACCAGCTTGTCCTTGAAAATCCTCTTATCGCTAAGGCTTTTGCTGGTTATGGATTTCATAACGTGAAGGTAGAGGCTCCAAATGATATTGCTAAAATCATGAGGTCTCAGCTATTAGAGATAGCTGTAAGATTAGGATACGCTTTGAATGAAGATGAGGCAGTAAGGATGCTTCATGAGGTCACCTACAATTTAAGTGCGAGGAAGATAGTAGAGGCTGTAGAAAAGAGAGATTTGCTGGTTGCTCAGGCTGTCTCTTGTCTCGACGAAATCGAGAAGGTGCTTAACATCCTAGCTTCAAGGTTGAGAGAATGGTATGGGGTTCACTTTCCTGAACTTGGAAACCTGGTTAAGGATCATGAAGATTTCATTAAAGCTCTCTTAGTGATAGGACATAGAGATAATATAAAGAAACGAGAGGTATTGGAGAAACTAAGTCTCATTAGAGATAAGGTCCATAAACTTATTGAAAGTCCTGGTACCTCACTTGGCGCTGATGTGCTTCCAAAGGACGTAGAGATAATTAAGGAAGTTGCTTCGATAACCCTTAACCTATACGACTTAAACAGTAAGCTACGACGATACGTTGACGAAGTTATGGGTGAAGTTGCACCTAACGTAAAGGAGCTCATAGGACCTGTTCTAGGAGCTAGGCTCATATCCCTTGCAGGCGGTCTTGAAAGGTTGGCTAAGTTACCTGCAAGTACGATTCAGCTTCTAGGTGCTGAAAAGGCACTCTTTAGGGCGTTAAGAACAGGGACTAAACCGCCAAAGCATGGTATAATATTCCAGTACCCTGAAGTACACAAATCACCGAAATGGCAAAGAGGGAAAATAGCTAGAGCCTTAGCTGGCAAGATAGCCATAGCTGCTAGGGTTGACTACTTCACTGGAGAGTATGTAGCTGATGAGCTCAAGGAGGACTTAGAGAAGAGAATTAAAGAGATAAAGGAGGTCTATAAGGAGCCACCCAAGAAAGTTGTAGAGAGGAGGCCTAAAAAGGCGAAGAAAAGGTGA
- a CDS encoding serine/threonine protein kinase: MSVVASIMKSLKDYDYKVLFTMEKLHVKYEYIPIDILARQLRKSIEALIEDLARLHKLGLVSRRKQEYLGYALRQYGRDALALKYFVDQGLLDAVGTKLGVGKEADVYDGLSPSGYRVAIKFHRIGRRSFKQTKRLRSYGENLSSYGQSCIAAKREYEALESLYPLGIKVPKPVSYNRHVVIMGIIVGDPLYAVTSLPDPYKIFIEIISNVKRAYHEASIVHTDLSEFNVIVKPDSDILIIDWPQWVPKTHPRSLEYLKRDVANISRFFNRRFNLDIDINEVLKDIKG, translated from the coding sequence GTGTCAGTTGTAGCTTCAATAATGAAGTCACTTAAGGATTATGATTATAAGGTGCTTTTTACGATGGAAAAACTTCACGTGAAATATGAGTACATACCTATAGACATACTTGCAAGACAGCTAAGAAAGTCTATAGAAGCCTTAATCGAGGATCTGGCTAGACTTCATAAGCTAGGTCTAGTAAGTAGGAGAAAGCAAGAATATTTAGGATATGCGCTAAGACAATATGGTCGTGACGCATTAGCTCTTAAGTATTTTGTTGATCAAGGTCTCCTCGATGCTGTTGGTACAAAGCTTGGTGTTGGTAAGGAAGCTGACGTTTACGACGGCTTATCACCTTCAGGATATAGAGTAGCAATAAAGTTCCATAGAATTGGGAGACGAAGTTTTAAGCAAACAAAAAGACTAAGATCGTATGGGGAGAATCTTTCATCATACGGACAGTCTTGCATAGCAGCTAAAAGAGAGTATGAAGCACTAGAATCCCTCTACCCTTTAGGGATTAAGGTTCCAAAACCGGTATCCTATAATAGGCACGTCGTAATAATGGGCATAATAGTTGGAGACCCCTTATATGCAGTTACAAGCTTACCTGATCCTTACAAAATCTTCATAGAAATAATAAGCAATGTTAAGAGAGCTTACCATGAAGCCTCTATCGTACACACAGATCTAAGCGAGTTCAATGTGATAGTCAAGCCCGATTCTGATATTTTAATCATAGATTGGCCTCAGTGGGTCCCTAAAACTCATCCCAGGAGCCTTGAGTACCTTAAACGAGATGTCGCAAACATATCTCGTTTCTTTAATAGAAGATTTAACTTAGATATCGACATTAATGAAGTATTAAAAGATATTAAGGGTTAA
- a CDS encoding diphthine--ammonia ligase, with product MKVACLWSGGKDSAYACYLASKMGFKVARIITFLPQNPESRLFHVPNVKWTTLQAESMGISQDLVSVPYNDEHRMLKPAFLRLKELHGVDGLVSGVISSNYQRRIFKEVCDEIGLKFITPLWGKDPLNILRCILNENFKALIVGVYAEGLTRQWLGKEMNTDFILCLEKLSKSWGIHPCGEGGEYETFVVDAPCFKKRIRVVNYEIRWYRNWGEVTILNAELAEKRDT from the coding sequence TTGAAGGTTGCATGTCTATGGAGTGGAGGGAAAGATAGCGCTTATGCATGTTACTTAGCATCAAAAATGGGGTTTAAAGTCGCGAGGATCATAACATTTCTTCCTCAAAACCCTGAGTCAAGGCTCTTCCACGTACCTAATGTTAAGTGGACTACGTTACAGGCAGAGTCCATGGGAATTTCGCAGGATTTAGTGAGCGTACCTTACAATGATGAGCATCGAATGCTAAAACCAGCATTTTTACGATTAAAAGAGCTCCATGGAGTCGATGGTTTAGTTTCTGGAGTAATATCCAGCAATTATCAAAGAAGGATTTTTAAAGAGGTCTGTGATGAAATTGGCCTAAAATTCATAACCCCTCTTTGGGGGAAAGACCCCCTAAACATACTCAGATGTATACTAAATGAAAACTTCAAAGCATTAATAGTGGGAGTTTATGCAGAGGGTTTGACCCGACAATGGTTGGGGAAGGAAATGAACACAGATTTCATTCTATGCCTTGAGAAGCTCTCTAAAAGTTGGGGCATACATCCGTGTGGCGAAGGAGGCGAGTATGAGACGTTCGTTGTTGATGCACCTTGCTTCAAGAAGAGAATTAGAGTAGTTAATTACGAGATAAGGTGGTATAGAAATTGGGGTGAAGTTACGATCTTAAATGCCGAGCTAGCTGAGAAGAGGGATACCTAA